One segment of Lachancea thermotolerans CBS 6340 chromosome E complete sequence DNA contains the following:
- the MET10 gene encoding sulfite reductase subunit alpha (similar to uniprot|P39692 Saccharomyces cerevisiae YFR030W MET10 Subunit alpha of assimilatory sulfite reductase which is responsible for the conversion of sulfite into sulfide) — translation MGLEFSTNPFGIPSNWKESNAYTTPVTAISSVLAGNLESVFSYKTFSEPDLLDGALKKWSSKGYTTLQFEELQLRSGAGLAPLGFARGSGHSSLYGIITPGYGLSYFANAFTREAETKNRFLFNVGALEYNEESGQVASDFVTPVKIAASMGLPVVSPTSVKEVKHTALLAIALAKFGKPIGAVNLFDGANYAKTVLNIDEQESQDIIGELSSSLVVGSTFDQILDKFNEVSSAKLHNFDYHGDENAETVFVTFGCVESELFSTSLRGNTNNVGHIAIRIPLPFDTEKFVAQIPKSAKNLVVIGQSLDGQSPTTLKSQISAALFFQKAKTVKVSEYLYLPSFVWSADAVKQVVSTFAPEFSSYVSHQAENFIYWASDSSVNLDVASRLVHALSLVDNREVSFRTKFDNNANGGVFQAQFSSGKQSGSHVFSNIDSANVAVVENLSILNAFDVAKTVDNNGVVLIITEKSIKDKDLSDSKVLAEELKIPISFLRQAVDKNLLLAFLDTETIGDKEETKGRTASFVTQAAFWKYAYKLSVAESVRRIWSSAGSDIELLAAVLSETITTAFEVGLHEVPAEKLSKSIPEVSPEKDEEGPLPSLLTETCFKPNPRKSEEHSEVELSSKASVAQQLSFKEAFATESSLRPDLPMKNFIVKVKENRRVTPDDYDRYIFHIEFDITGTGLTYGIGEALGVHARNNQPLVREFLESYGLSENDIIQVPSKEDHDVLESKTVLKAFTENLDLFGKPPKAFYQSLIDFASNEDEKRKLEELVSPEGAVLLKKYQDVEYYTYADIFKLFPSARPGITDLVRIISPLKRREYSIASSQRVHPNEVHLLIVVVDWIDNKGRKRFGQSSKYLAELPVGAELVVSVKPSVMKLPPSPQQPVIMSGLGTGLAPFKAIVEEKFWQKQQGHDIGKVFLFLGSRHKREEYLYGELWEAYKDAGIVTHIGAAFSRDQPHKIYIQDRIREALKELQTALIDEKGSFYLCGPTWPVPDITKALQDIIKADADERGEKVNLDEAIEELKETSRYILEVY, via the coding sequence ATGGGTCTCGAGTTCTCAACAAATCCCTTCGGGATACCTTCAAACTGGAAGGAAAGTAACGCCTACACCACGCCGGTTACCGCCATTTCTTCGGTTTTGGCCGGAAACCTGGAGAGCGTTTTCAGTTACAAAACATTCTCAGAGCCAGACCTTCTGGATGgcgctttgaaaaagtggTCGTCGAAAGGTTACACTACGTTGCAGTTCGAGGAGCTTCAGTTGAGATCCGGAGCCGGCCTTGCACCCCTCGGTTTTGCTAGAGGGAGCGGGCACAGCTCTCTATATGGTATTATAACTCCGGGATACGGCTTGAGCTACTTTGCGAACGCATTCACGCGTGAAGCTGAGACGAAGAATCGGTTTCTATTCAACGTGGGCGCCTTAGAGTACAACGAGGAATCTGGACAGGTTGCTAGTGATTTTGTGACCCCTGTCAAAATTGCCGCGTCCATGGGACTGCCTGTTGTGTCACCAACTTCGGTGAAAGAGGTTAAGCATACAGCGCTACTGGCCATTGCACTTGCTAAATTTGGGAAGCCTATTGGCGCTGTCAATCTATTCGATGGTGCCAATTACGCCAAGACTGTCTTAAATATTGATGAGCAAGAGAGCCAGGACATTATTGGCGAGCTTTCGAGCTCTTTGGTTGTTGGGTCTACTTTTGACCAGATTTTGGACAAGTTCAATGAGGTGTCCTCGGCGAAGCTGCACAACTTTGATTATCATGGTGACGAGAATGCCGAGACAGTTTTCGTGACGTTCGGCTGTGTTGAATCAGAACTCTTTAGCACAAGTCTCAGAGGAAACACCAACAACGTCGGACACATTGCCATCAGAATTCCTTTGCCTTTTGACACTGAGAAGTTTGTGGCCCAGATACCAAAATCGGCGAAAAACCTTGTCGTCATTGGCCAGTCTTTGGACGGCCAGTCCCCAACGACTCTGAAGTCCCAGATCTCGGCTGCGCtattctttcaaaaggccAAGACGGTCAAGGTTTCTGAATACTTATACCTTCCATCATTTGTCTGGTCAGCTGATGCGGTAAAGCAAGTGGTCTCTACATTTGCGCCGGAGTTCAGTTCTTACGTGTCTCACCAAGCTGAGAATTTTATTTATTGGGCATCGGACTCGAGTGTCAACCTTGATGTTGCTTCCAGGCTAGTTCATGCTTTATCTTTGGTTGATAACCGCGAGGTTTCCTTTAGAACAAAATTTGATAACAACGCCAATGGTGGAGTCTTCCAAGCCCAGTTTTCATCAGGAAAACAAAGCGGTTCTCACGTTTTTTCTAACATCGATTCCGCTAATGTCGCTGTCGTGGAGAATTTGTCCATTCTCAACGCGTTTGACGTAGCAAAAACAGTTGACAACAATGGTGTAGTTCTTATTATCACTGAGAAGTCCATTAAAGACAAAGACCTTTCTGATAGTAAGGTTCTTGCAGAAGAACTTAAAATTCctatcagcttcttgagacAGGCGGTTGATAAGAACCTTTTGCTGGCATTCCTAGATACTGAGACTATTGgagacaaagaagaaacaaagGGGAGAACTGCGTCTTTTGTAACCCAAGCTGCCTTTTGGAAATATGCGTACAAGCTATCTGTGGCAGAAAGTGTTCGTCGTATTTGGAGTTCTGCGGGCTCAGATATTGAACTTCTGGCTGCCGTGCTGTCAGAGACGATCACGACCGCTTTTGAAGTGGGTCTACACGAGGTGCCTGCGGAGAAATTGAGTAAATCGATCCCTGAAGTCTCTCCAGAAAAGGATGAAGAGGGACCGCTGCCCTCACTTTTAACTGAAACATGTTTCAAGCCTAATCCAAGAAAGTCTGAAGAGCACAGTGAGGTCGAGCTCTCGAGCAAGGCAAGCGTCGCTCAACAACTGAGCTTCAAGGAAGCTTTTGCTACTGAAAGTTCTTTAAGGCCTGATCTACCAATGAAAAACTTCATCGTCAAGGTGAAGGAGAATAGACGTGTAACTCCCGATGACTATGATAGATACATCTTCCACATTGAATTTGATATCACTGGAACTGGTCTGACATACGGTATTGGGGAGGCTCTCGGTGTTCATGCGAGAAACAACCAGCCGCTTGTTAGGgagtttttggaaagcTACGGGTTGAGTGAGAATGATATCATTCAAGTGCCTAGCAAGGAAGATCACGATGTTTTGGAGAGTAAGACAGTTCTGAAGGCTTTTACAGAAAACCTTGATCTGTTTGGTAAACcaccaaaagctttctaTCAATCCTTGATAGATTTCGCGTCCAACGAAGACGAGAAGAGgaagcttgaggagcttgtTTCACCAGAAGGCGCGgtgctcttgaaaaagtaccAAGACGTCGAGTATTACACTTACGCAGATATCTTTAAGCTATTCCCCTCTGCGAGACCTGGTATCACAGACCTGGTAAGAATAATTTCCCCActcaagagaagagaaTATTCGATCGCTTCATCTCAAAGAGTCCATCCTAACGAAGTCCATCTTTTGATTGTCGTCGTTGACTGGATTGATAACAAGGGCCGCAAGCGTTTTGGGCAATCTTCAAAGTACTTAGCCGAACTACCAGTTGGCGCAGAGCTCGTTGTTAGTGTTAAGCCTTCTGTCATGAAGCTACCCCCATCTCCTCAACAACCCGTGATTATGAGTGGTCTCGGTACTGGTTTAGCTCCTTTCAAAGCTATTGTCGAGGAGAAGTTTTGGCAAAAGCAGCAGGGTCATGATATTGGAAAGGTTTTCCTATTCCTCGGTTCGAGacacaaaagagaagagtACCTCTACGGTGAACTATGGGAAGCTTACAAAGATGCAGGCATTGTTACACATATTGGTGCAGCGTTCTCTAGAGACCAACCTCACAAGATTTACATCCAAGATAGAATCCGTGAAGCGCTAAAAGAATTGCAAACAGCACTTATTGACGAGAAAGGCTCTTTTTACTTGTGCGGCCCCACATGGCCTGTTCCTGACATTACAAAAGCTTTACAAGATATCATTAAGGCGGACGCAGACGAAAGAGGCGAAAAAGTTAACTTGGATGAGGCtattgaagaactgaaGGAGACTTCGCGTTATATCCTAGAAGTTTACTGA
- the VID28 gene encoding glucose-induced degradation complex subunit VID28 (similar to uniprot|P40547 Saccharomyces cerevisiae YIL017C VID28 Vacuole import and degradation) — translation MPTSTSEASTQVSDQLNALKYTLLGDTFAKWNLMVSGQDVIEKVVDVASCGGNLAVEALDVLLSFLNFSNEIKAEMGPRYYEVVTNITQKLQISSADPDIILLRKLQLANICAGDYEPASMVADLQTCFLDVVKYKRRRFLSSKHRMAIIVELLACLSKNDGGLEPEVKPATQQLLLDFTRKYADQLSFRYLFEKKADHSHASNLQDYDPLRNPGIGSKLTMPLQTCPNQVDIYDPLDRPSFAFSLNVYLRMLESSSAAFLETNNLWECGPFVLLTSSFLKSDDLVLKCCALRFFAYPYICRQELELKREPLELWLPHLVECFNYDNIPWWFDPFDTLIRLVDHYNETTPLNNPVSNFLFDTKTTNGIVRLLAGFLSLEQQNGSTIDIVFKLIKLCASLTSFDEKTRKLLLVDKAILYHAESGLQSHLNLLKRFLSHKDQHLDELKDVTVPPIYDSGLTLSWILLLKSFSRSVTALRTFLKRNKLASLLLELVKVIFSLTKSYNFDGEQLIKAEIQIMSAALGVLSNFVVEFSNLQSFVIENGVMDIVGSILKDPFFNDKIGGSAEMPYCAASQISTAGVQTNALWVLRHLMYNSHNDEKLELLSIIPMEVILQFVNNRNWLVQEQCFQLLRNLTCNSRRVVNMLLESFSDSDSSLDSSKSGGRIESTYLFEFLAHKLKMLDSNDLNQRKTLEGVLYVIVNITATNENKRQLVIEQDELLRLIKSILAENAESDHTAHSKTDIQIASLWILTNLIWASTTSNFHMHATEPHSVMDLDETNPTRSGGSEDMQQNKTQSQESDDPYDEDMSDSFKEDDEENQDEEGGGSSPFADNTGLIDRFERDKQVRGASKLKISAAERCSKLVKMGFYDIVKLKTLDTQLRVREQAKLLLFHMELLRKGVQE, via the coding sequence ATGCCAACTTCTACCTCTGAGGCGTCAACCCAGGTTTCGGACCAGTTGAACGCTCTCAAGTACACCCTATTAGGGGATACCTTCGCGAAATGGAATTTGATGGTTTCGGGACAAGACGTTATCGAGAAGGTAGTGGACGTCGCTTCGTGTGGTGGTAATCTAGCAGTTGAAGCCTTGGATGTCCTGCTGAGCTTTCTGAACTTTAGTAATGAGATTAAGGCTGAGATGGGGCCTCGATACTATGAAGTTGTCACGAACATCACCCAAAAATTGCAGATTTCATCTGCAGACCCCGACATCATCCTTCTAAGAAAATTGCAACTGGCGAACATCTGCGCTGGGGACTACGAGCCCGCTTCTATGGTAGCGGACTTACAAACTTGCTTTCTGGATGTTGTTAAGTATAAGCGCCGGCGCTTTCTCTCATCAAAGCATCGCATGGCAATTATAGTGGAGCTACTTGCGTGCCTCTCTAAGAACGATGGTGGACTGGAGCCGGAGGTGAAGCCCGCTACACAGCAGTTATTACTAGACTTTACACGCAAGTACGCAGACCAGCTAAGCTTTCGGTAcctcttcgaaaaaaaagCCGATCACAGCCATGCTTCAAACTTGCAAGATTATGATCCGCTCAGAAATCCGGGTATCGGCAGCAAGCTCACCATGCCGCTGCAAACGTGCCCGAACCAGGTTGACATCTATGACCCTCTAGACCGTCCAAGTTTTGCTTTCTCACTCAACGTCTATCTACGGATGCTTGAGTCGTCTTCAGCAGCCTTCCTTGAAACAAATAATCTTTGGGAATGCGGCCCCTTCGTCCTTTTGACatcaagctttctgaaaagcGATGACCTCGTTCTGAAGTGCTGCGCTCTTAGATTCTTTGCGTACCCTTACATTTGTCGACAGGAGCTGGAACTTAAACGCGAGCCTTTAGAGTTGTGGCTGCCTCACCTCGTAGAGTGCTTTAATTATGACAATATACCCTGGTGGTTCGACCCTTTTGATACTCTCATACGCCTTGTTGACCACTACAATGAAACGACGCCACTTAACAACCCAGTCTCTAACTTTTTATTTGatacaaaaacaacaaacGGTATTGTCCGCTTGTTAGCAGGGTTTTTAAGCCTTGAGCAGCAAAACGGGAGTACAATCGATATTGTATTCAAGCTAATAAAGCTGTGCGCGTCCCTCACGAGTTTTGATGAGAAGACGCggaagcttcttctcgtGGACAAAGCAATACTTTACCATGCAGAATCAGGTCTTCAGTCACATCTGAATTTACTCAAACGCTTTCTTAGTCATAAGGACCAGCATCTAGATGAACTCAAAGACGTGACTGTTCCACCCATTTATGACAGTGGCCTAACGTTATCATGGATCCTGCTTCTTAAGTCTTTCTCCAGAAGCGTTACTGCGCTGaggacatttttgaagcgcAATAAACTTGCCAGCCTACTGCTAGAGCTAGTGAAGGTCATTTTTTCGCTAACTAAAAGTTACAATTTTGATGGTGAACAGCTCATAAAGGCAGAAATCCAAATTATGAGTGCCGCGCTAGGAGTTTTGTCCAACTTTGTCGTCGAATTTTCGAACTTGCAGTCCTTTGTCATCGAGAATGGAGTCATGGACATTGTGGGGAGCATTCTTAAGGACccttttttcaatgacaAAATCGGTGGAAGCGCCGAGATGCCATACTGCGCTGCTTCACAAATATCTACTGCTGGAGTGCAGACAAACGCTCTGTGGGTTTTGAGACACCTCATGTATAACTCGCAcaatgatgaaaagctaGAGCTTTTATCGATTATTCCTATGGAGGTTATTTTGCAGTTTGTGAATAACCGAAACTGGCTGGTCCAAGAGCAATGCTTTCAGCTCCTGAGGAACCTGACTTGCAATTCCAGGAGAGTGGTGAACATGTTACTTGAAAGTTTCAGCGATTCTGACTCGTCGCTTGACAGCAGCAAAAGCGGTGGCCGCATTGAGTCCACATACTTATTCGAATTCCTTGcccacaagctcaagatgCTTGATTCAAATGATTTGAATCAGCGGAAAACTCTCGAGGGCGTTCTATATGTCATTGTGAACATCACTGCGACTAACGAGAACAAAAGACAGCTTGTTATTGAGCAGGATGAGTTACTGCGATTGATAAAGTCTATCCTCGCTGAAAACGCGGAAAGCGACCACACAGCGCATTCCAAAACTGACATTCAAATTGCCTCTCTCTGGATACTTACCAATCTAATATGGGCCTCTACTACCTCGAACTTCCACATGCATGCGACAGAGCCGCACTCAGTCATGGACTTAGACGAAACCAACCCCACCAGATCTGGTGGAAGCGAAGATATGCAACAAAACAAGACGCAGTCTCAAGAAAGCGACGACCCCTACGATGAAGATATGAGTGATTCATTCaaggaagacgatgaagaaaatcaggatgaagaaggcgGAGGAAGTTCTCCTTTCGCGGACAATACGGGATTAATTGACAGGTTCGAAAGAGACAAACAAGTTCGTGGTGCTAGCAAGCTCAAAATATCGGCTGCCGAAAGATGCTCCAAGTTGGTTAAAATGGGGTTTTATGATATTGTTAAGCTAAAGACCCTTGACACTCAGCTGCGAGTCCGTGAACAGGCTAAATTGTTATTATTCCATATGGAGCTACTTCGTAAAGGCGTTCAGGAATGA
- the SNL1 gene encoding Snl1p (some similarities with uniprot|P40548 Saccharomyces cerevisiae YIL016W SNL1 Integral membrane protein containing a Bag domain suppressor of nup116-C lethal), with the protein MDMVRSWLQSPTVKPTKDYVTSSLEPWVRKLRNDNMAMIYTATAVGALLLVLVFKPSKSSKPKKSHKSKGKKAKNPERSVQRKPLTLEEQIEGVHQKFVNEYKEGLDRLAKNYDAKSEKDQYQLNYYNEMLLKLVIELDGVDLVEVEPELKAKLKSRRKQVIHEIQSNLKKLDQLKRQ; encoded by the coding sequence ATGGATATGGTTCGGAGCTGGCTGCAGTCACCAACCGTGAAGCCTACTAAGGACTATGTGACGTCTTCACTTGAACCCTGGGTCAGGAAGCTTAGAAATGACAATATGGCAATGATCTACACTGCAACGGCAGTAGGAGCTCTGCTATTGGTGCTAGTGTTCAAGCCCtcaaagagcagcaagCCCAAGAAGTCGCATAAATCTAAAGGCAAGAAGGCTAAAAATCCGGAGCGCAGTGTGCAGCGCAAGCCGTTGACCTTGGAGGAGCAGATCGAAGGCGTGCATCAGAAATTTGTCAACGAATATAAAGAAGGACTAGATCGCCTTGCCAAAAATTACGACGCCAAGTCTGAGAAGGACCAGTATCAACTCAACTACTACAACGAGATGCTACTGAAGTTGGTCATTGAGTTGGACGGCGTTGATCTCGTAGAGGTGGAGCCCGAGCTCAAGGCcaagctcaaaagcagaCGCAAGCAAGTGATTCACGAAATACAGAGcaatttgaaaaaactaGATCAGCTCAAGCGCCAGTGA
- the RIB5 gene encoding riboflavin synthase (similar to uniprot|P38145 Saccharomyces cerevisiae YBR256C RIB5 Riboflavin synthase catalyzes the last step of the riboflavin biosynthesis pathway), whose translation MFTGIVELIGTVAEYKEYDTTHSGGGGVSVTVKDASPILGDCHIGDSIAVNGICLTVTEYSSDSFKVGISPETLRRTNVASWQPGSKVNLERAVGQDVRFGGHYVQGHIDGTAKVVSRVAEGNSIVFGFKLHEKEFEKYIVEKGFICIDGTSLTITKVEPDGTFYIAMIKHTQEKVVMPLKTVGDEVNIEVDLTGKVIEKQVVLQLQEQISNEHSPLAILVDKLVEAKVKKFLSK comes from the coding sequence ATGTTTACAGGTATCGTTGAACTAATCGGCACTGTTGCCGAGTACAAAGAGTATGATACAACCCATAGTGGCGGCGGAGGTGTGTCTGTCACTGTAAAAGATGCTTCCCCCATTCTAGGAGACTGCCACATAGGGGACTCGATCGCAGTGAATGGGATTTGCTTAACAGTCACAGAGTACTCATCCGACAGTTTCAAAGTTGGTATCTCGCCAGAAACCCTGCGGAGAACCAACGTTGCATCGTGGCAACCCGGCTCGAAAGTTAACTTGGAAAGAGCCGTTGGTCAGGACGTCAGGTTTGGTGGGCACTACGTCCAGGGACACATCGATGGGACTGCGAAAGTAGTTTCCCGCGTCGCAGAAGGCAACTCCATTGTCTTTGGTTTCAAACTTCACGAGAAGGAGTTTGAGAAGTACATAGTGGAAAAGGGATTTATTTGCATCGACGGAACCTCGCTGACTATCACAAAGGTGGAGCCCGATGGAACCTTCTACATCGCCATGATCAAACACACGCAAGAAAAGGTTGTTATGCCGCTGAAAACTGTTGGAGACGAGGTCAACATTGAAGTCGACTTAACTGGAAAAGTCatcgaaaaacaagttgTCTTGCAACTCCAGGAGCAGATCAGCAATGAGCACTCGCCCTTAGCAATCCTAGTGGACAAACTGGTCGAGGCCAAGGTTAAAAAGTTTTTAAGTAAGTAA
- the SQT1 gene encoding Sqt1p (similar to uniprot|P35184 Saccharomyces cerevisiae YIR012W SQT1 Protein involved in a late step of 60S ribosomal subunit assembly or modification contains multiple WD repeats interacts with Qsr1p in the two-hybrid system), producing MSEYPSEQEHQTGDQIPEEEFITNQEVDQEVVLDDNDNDGDFPVDEDDLEEIDGAGEDAEDEEDTIEIDMSNNSIAYFDKHTDSVFSIFAHPTLPLVCSGGGDNTAYLWTSHSQPPKFAGSIAHSESVIGGGFTPDGQFLITADMNGQILVHKASNGGAKWKKCAELQEVQEVVWIKVHPTVSGVFAFGSTDGSVWCYQVDSQSGELEQIMSQFVHQSDCTMGEFINVEQGDANLSLVTCSLDSTIIGWSCYTNQQIFKVTSSEIRGYEAPWVSLAKAPVSMTKNTPVVACGANNGTMAILNCSNGAVLQLSIVIELQADQDELDASIESIAWSEKLPLMAVGLVSGEVLLYDALTWRIRRKFVLPDSVTKLQFEDSAATTLLASCINGKVYQYDARTGSEKFVCVGHNMGVLDFVLIENGKKLITAGDEGVSLVYQLP from the coding sequence ATGTCAGAGTACCCCAGTGAGCAGGAGCATCAAACCGGGGACCAGATCCCTGAGGAAGAGTTCATCACAAACCAGGAAGTGGACCAAGAAGTGGTGTTGgacgacaacgacaacGATGGGGACTTTCCAGTGGACGAGGACGACCTAGAAGAAATTGACGGCGCCGGCGAGGATGCggaggatgaggaagacACGATAGAGATTGACATGTCCAACAACTCGATCGCGTACTTCGACAAACACACGGACTCGGTCTTCTCTATTTTTGCCCATCCCACATTGCCCTTGGTGTGCAGCGGTGGTGGCGACAACACAGCGTACCTGTGGACGTCGCACTCGCAGCCTCCCAAATTCGCGGGTTCAATTGCGCATTCGGAATCCGTGATCGGCGGCGGCTTTACCCCGGACGgccagtttttgatcacTGCAGACATGAACGGCCAGATTCTAGTTCACAAGGCCTCGAACGGCGGTGCAAAGTGGAAGAAGTGCGCAGAACTGCAAGAAGTGCAGGAAGTTGTGTGGATTAAAGTGCATCCCACTGTGTCAGGCGTTTTTGCATTCGGTTCCACAGATGGTTCTGTGTGGTGCTACCAAGTTGACTCCCAGAGCGGCGAACTCGAGCAGATTATGAGTCAGTTCGTGCACCAATCCGATTGCACTATGGGCGAGTTCATTAATGTGGAGCAGGGCGACGCAAACTTGTCGCTGGTTACTTGCTCCTTGGACAGCACAATCATAGGTTGGAGCTGTTACACAAACCAGCAGATCTTTAAGGTCACAAGCTCGGAGATAAGGGGCTACGAAGCGCCTTGGGTTTCGCTCGCCAAGGCACCTGTGTCCATGACTAAAAACACCCCAGTAGTAGCGTGTGGTGCCAACAACGGTACAATGGCGATCCTGAATTGCAGCAATGGTGCGGTTTTGCAGCTCAGCATTGTGATTGAGTTGCAAGCTGATCAGGACGAACTGGATGCTTCGATAGAATCCATCGCATGGTCAGAGAAGCTGCCGTTGATGGCAGTTGGGCTAGTGTCAGGCGAGGTTTTGCTGTACGACGCGCTGACCTGGAGAATAAGACGTAAGTTTGTGTTGCCGGATTCCGTAACAAAGCTACAGTTCGAGGACTCGGCAGCCACCACTCTATTAGCTTCTTGCATAAACGGAAAAGTGTACCAATACGACGCGAGGACAGGCTCAGAGAAGTTTGTGTGCGTCGGTCACAACATGGGCGTCCTGGACTTTGTACTGATTGAGAACGGAAAGAAACTGATAACAGCTGGCGATGAAGGAGTGTCACTGGTTTACCAACTGCCTTAG
- the STS1 gene encoding Sts1p (similar to uniprot|P38637 Saccharomyces cerevisiae YIR011C STS1 Protein that interacts with the karyopherin Srp1p may have a role with Srp1p in ubiquitin-mediated protein degradation) codes for MSQSVGFNWGFKPSTAENTSSAISTCKVTKPRVKRRFAGEEAASGGSPTYNNRPRAVAKRRTAVSGIQGQPLPLSRALELMDRTQLQSTLLELVKLHPEIQSTFMALQPPSRGLDQYVTLLRGKLEQVYANLPYSRLRDRLPDDTGEGLNDYTFVRVKSFLLEFLNCLVDCLLESIPPQVQNPLHSLKLLDTATGLLSQLPHFSTASNNYYKNVCYEQVAEIWSTVIRQATQDISFLGATSTVLDWLQILQKHNEKSQGKLQRPLSLLQTFQESLEPVQAPAGISQDQQQPSNLWNNIV; via the coding sequence ATGAGCCAGTCCGTGGGTTTCAACTGGGGTTTCAAGCCTAGTACTGCAGAAAATACGAGCAGTGCGATTTCTACATGCAAAGTTACAAAACCAAGGGTTAAAAGGCGATTCGCCGGCGAGGAAGCAGCCTCTGGAGGCAGCCCGACTTACAACAACAGGCCCCGAGCCGTAGCGAAGCGCAGGACCGCCGTCTCAGGTATACAGGGCCAGCCGCTCCCGCTCTCTAGGGCTCTGGAGCTCATGGACCGCACGCAGCTGCAGTCGAcgctgctggagcttgTCAAGCTACACCCGGAGATCCAGAGCACGTTCATGGCCCTCCAACCTCCGTCACGCGGCCTTGACCAGTACGTGACGCTCTTACGCGGCAAGTTGGAACAAGTTTACGCGAACCTCCCCTACTCCCGACTGCGAGACCGTCTCCCAGACGACACAGGCGAGGGGCTCAACGACTACACCTTCGTGCGCGTCAAGTCGTTCCTTCTCGAGTTCCTCAACTGCCTCGTGGACTGCCTACTCGAGAGCATTCCTCCACAGGTGCAAAACCCGCTGCATTCTCTCAAACTGCTGGACACCGCCACAGGGCTTCTGAGCCAGCTCCCGCATTTCTCTACCGCCAGCAATAACTATTACAAGAACGTGTGCTACGAACAGGTCGCCGAGATCTGGTCTACCGTGATCCGGCAGGCCACCCAAGATATCTCCTTTTTGGGCGCCACGTCCACAGTTCTTGACTGGCTTCAAATTCTACAAAAGCATAACGAAAAATCTCAGGGAAAGCTCCAAAGGCCTCTCTCCCTCCTACAGACATTCCAAGAGTCGCTAGAGCCTGTTCAAGCCCCTGCCGGTATTTCCCAGGACCAACAACAGCCTTCTAACCTCTGGAACAACATCGTGTAA
- the RCF3 gene encoding Rcf3p (similar to uniprot|Q3E776 Saccharomyces cerevisiae YBR255C-A Hypothetical ORF identified by homology): MGGVQPIHYDRETVKELTKEILTASGIGAFRGAIIGLTTALLLRRFSTVYRNVRTQVRVFYHCSWISMGAVFYADKQLIKFQNRYYENEIKRRSRILDEAAERGIFLEEDSVVTSTTS, translated from the exons ATGGGCGGTGTGCAACCTATTCACTATGATCGCGAAACAGTCAAGGAACTGACCAAAGAA ATCCTCACTGCATCGGGAATTGGAGCCTTTAGGGGAGCTATCATCGGTCTCACAACCGCACTTCTTTTACGCAGATTTTCGACTGTGTACCGCAATGTAAGAACTCAGGTCCGGGTCTTTTACCACTGCTCCTGGATCTCCATGGGTGCGGTGTTTTATGCCGATAAGcagctcatcaagttcCAAAACAGATACTACGAGAATGAGATCAAGAGACGATCCAGAATTCTGGACGAGGCTGCTGAGAGGGGCATTTTTCTGGAGGAAGACTCCGTGGTGACCAGCACCACGTCGTGA